In Streptomyces durocortorensis, a genomic segment contains:
- a CDS encoding FecCD family ABC transporter permease codes for MIVTDRTAPLGKARPTPRGYLVVGRTVAIPVRRASVLAAAGLFVLLLAAAVTTLTWGRLGVDLADLPAALLGNAEGKDRFVFNRLRGPRLTVAIGVGAALGLSGALFQSVTRNPLGSPDVIGLSAGAGAGAATCALMFPDTVPVAVGALIGAVLAMTLVYVSTGTGFRNPARLVIAGIGVAAMGSAITQYVVYSLERDKASVLTAYVNGSLTARSWTDAGTIWLVLLASAPLAALISRRLDIGEMGDDIAEGLGSEPKKAKTLAVVLAVALSAAAVSVSGPIAFIALTAPQIARRLTRASGPHLLLSALTGGLLLVLADLCSQQLSLFDDLPVGIYTMAIGGAYLGYLLIREWRRGVL; via the coding sequence ATGATCGTCACCGACCGGACCGCGCCCCTCGGCAAGGCCCGCCCGACCCCTCGCGGCTACCTGGTCGTCGGCCGCACCGTCGCGATACCCGTGCGCCGCGCCTCGGTCCTCGCGGCCGCCGGACTCTTCGTCCTCCTTCTCGCGGCCGCCGTCACCACCCTGACCTGGGGTCGCCTCGGCGTCGACCTCGCGGACCTGCCCGCCGCCCTGCTCGGCAACGCCGAGGGCAAGGACCGCTTCGTCTTCAACCGGCTGCGCGGCCCCCGCCTCACCGTCGCCATCGGGGTCGGCGCGGCCCTCGGCCTCTCCGGCGCGCTCTTCCAGTCCGTCACCCGCAACCCGCTCGGCAGCCCCGACGTCATCGGGCTTTCCGCCGGAGCCGGCGCGGGCGCCGCGACCTGCGCGCTGATGTTCCCCGACACGGTCCCGGTCGCCGTCGGCGCGCTCATCGGCGCGGTCCTCGCGATGACCCTCGTGTACGTCTCCACCGGCACCGGCTTCCGCAACCCCGCCCGGCTCGTCATCGCCGGGATCGGCGTCGCGGCGATGGGCTCGGCCATCACCCAGTACGTCGTCTACTCCCTGGAGCGCGACAAGGCCTCCGTCCTCACCGCCTACGTCAACGGCAGCTTGACCGCCCGCTCCTGGACCGACGCCGGCACGATCTGGCTGGTCCTGCTGGCGTCCGCTCCGCTGGCCGCGCTGATCTCCCGGCGGCTCGACATCGGCGAGATGGGCGACGACATCGCCGAAGGCCTCGGCTCCGAGCCGAAGAAGGCCAAGACACTGGCCGTGGTCCTCGCCGTCGCGCTCTCCGCCGCGGCCGTCAGCGTCTCCGGCCCCATTGCCTTCATCGCCCTGACCGCGCCTCAGATCGCCAGACGACTCACCCGCGCCTCCGGGCCGCACCTGCTGCTCTCGGCCCTGACCGGCGGTCTGCTGCTGGTGCTGGCCGACCTCTGCTCCCAGCAGCTGTCGCTCTTCGACGACCTGCCGGTCGGGATCTACACCATGGCGATCGGCGGCGCGTATCTCGGCTATCTGCTGATCCGGGAGTGGCGCAGGGGCGTGCTCTGA
- a CDS encoding DedA family protein — protein MHLALSVAAEEPQGGIAGWAAGLVEAFGGPGAGLAIALENLFPPLPSEVILPLTGFAVSQGVLSLASALFWTTLGSVVGAVALYGIGAAFGRERMHALWAKLPLVKASDLVRTEEWFARHGTKAVLLGRMVPVFRSLISVPAGVERMPLPTFAALTTAGSLVWNTVLVMAGYLLGDQWDTVGAYVGVVSKVVLGLAAVALAFYIAVRVRNRGSGGRHRRG, from the coding sequence ATGCACCTCGCACTGTCAGTCGCCGCCGAGGAGCCGCAGGGGGGCATCGCGGGCTGGGCCGCAGGGCTGGTCGAGGCGTTCGGCGGCCCCGGTGCCGGTCTGGCCATCGCCCTGGAGAACCTGTTCCCGCCGCTGCCCAGCGAGGTCATCCTGCCGCTGACCGGGTTCGCCGTGTCGCAGGGCGTGCTGAGTCTGGCCTCCGCCCTGTTCTGGACGACGCTCGGCTCGGTCGTCGGAGCGGTGGCGCTGTACGGGATCGGGGCCGCCTTCGGCCGGGAGCGGATGCATGCCCTCTGGGCGAAGCTGCCACTGGTCAAGGCCTCCGACCTGGTGCGGACGGAGGAGTGGTTCGCCCGGCACGGCACCAAGGCGGTCCTCCTGGGCCGTATGGTGCCGGTCTTCCGGAGCCTGATCTCCGTGCCGGCTGGCGTGGAGCGCATGCCGCTGCCGACCTTCGCCGCACTGACGACGGCGGGCAGTCTGGTGTGGAACACCGTGCTGGTGATGGCCGGTTACCTGCTCGGGGACCAGTGGGACACGGTCGGCGCGTACGTCGGTGTCGTGAGCAAGGTCGTGCTGGGGCTGGCCGCGGTCGCCCTGGCCTTCTACATCGCGGTGCGCGTCCGGAACCGCGGCAGCGGCGGGCGGCACCGCCGCGGATGA
- a CDS encoding SIS domain-containing protein, translating into MSYAEIETASQPACWQRAAALADGPAAAALPAPGERIAVVGCGTSFYMAQSYAALRESAGQGESDAFAASEFPPGRTYDRVVALTRSGTTTEVLALLKRLRGTSRTVAVTADPRTPVEAAADELVVLDFADERSVVQTRFATSALTLLRAHLGLHSDDVVRDAARALAEPLPEGLLESTQFSFLGRGWTVGLAHEAALKMKEASLSWTESYPAMEYRHGPISIATATTATWMFGEAPEGLPEQVRATGARWVESGGLDPLAELVRVQRLALARAAAGGLDPDLPRHLTRSVVLDGA; encoded by the coding sequence GTGTCGTATGCCGAGATCGAGACAGCCAGTCAGCCCGCCTGCTGGCAGCGTGCCGCCGCACTGGCGGACGGCCCCGCGGCGGCCGCCCTGCCCGCCCCTGGCGAGCGGATCGCCGTCGTCGGCTGCGGGACCTCCTTCTACATGGCGCAGTCCTACGCCGCGCTCCGCGAGAGCGCGGGCCAGGGCGAGTCGGACGCCTTCGCCGCCTCGGAGTTCCCGCCCGGCCGCACCTACGACCGGGTCGTCGCGCTGACCCGGTCGGGGACCACGACCGAGGTCCTGGCGCTGCTGAAGCGGCTGCGCGGCACGTCCCGCACGGTGGCCGTCACCGCCGATCCGCGAACACCGGTCGAGGCGGCTGCCGACGAGCTCGTGGTCCTCGACTTCGCCGACGAACGGTCCGTCGTGCAGACCCGGTTCGCCACCTCGGCGCTCACCCTGCTGCGGGCCCACCTCGGCCTGCACTCCGACGATGTGGTCCGCGACGCCGCGAGGGCGCTCGCCGAGCCGCTGCCCGAAGGGCTGCTGGAGAGCACCCAGTTCTCCTTCCTCGGCCGCGGGTGGACGGTCGGCCTGGCCCATGAGGCGGCGCTGAAGATGAAGGAGGCGTCGTTGTCCTGGACGGAGTCCTACCCGGCGATGGAGTACCGCCACGGCCCGATCAGCATCGCCACCGCGACCACCGCGACCTGGATGTTCGGCGAAGCCCCCGAGGGCCTGCCGGAGCAGGTACGGGCGACGGGTGCCCGGTGGGTGGAGAGCGGTGGCCTCGACCCGCTGGCCGAGCTCGTCCGCGTACAGCGGCTGGCCCTCGCCCGGGCGGCGGCAGGGGGGCTCGACCCGGATCTGCCGCGCCACCTGACCCGCTCGGTGGTCCTCGACGGGGCCTGA